Proteins from one Mesotoga infera genomic window:
- a CDS encoding SDR family NAD(P)-dependent oxidoreductase yields MGKRLENKVAVIFGGAGRIGSSAAEAFWSEGASLALIDKNSEKLATIKQRLLKGRGEDQRCIAIESNIESESDARTVSQKLIEIFGRIDILLNCPAYIFRAPFLDHPVEELDRQWHVNVRLVFIFSQAIARVMKDGGGGKIINMASIGGKYPEREHTGHCAAKAGIIAISRVMALELAQFNIQVNVVAPGPTETVPFSSPFYLQHPEVLQRIESRTPAGRIGQPEDHTGLLVFLACKESDWITGQVILSDGGLSLV; encoded by the coding sequence ATGGGAAAGAGACTTGAAAATAAAGTTGCGGTGATTTTCGGAGGCGCCGGAAGGATAGGAAGCTCGGCCGCCGAAGCCTTCTGGAGTGAAGGCGCTTCGCTCGCCCTGATAGATAAAAACTCGGAAAAACTGGCAACTATAAAACAACGTCTATTAAAAGGCAGGGGAGAAGACCAACGTTGCATCGCCATCGAGAGCAACATAGAGAGCGAGTCGGATGCACGGACAGTATCGCAAAAACTCATTGAGATCTTTGGAAGGATAGACATACTCCTCAACTGTCCTGCTTACATATTCCGCGCGCCTTTTCTAGATCACCCGGTGGAAGAGCTAGACAGGCAGTGGCATGTGAACGTGAGACTTGTTTTCATCTTTTCTCAGGCGATCGCGAGGGTAATGAAAGACGGAGGAGGTGGAAAGATTATCAATATGGCTTCGATCGGGGGCAAGTATCCAGAAAGGGAGCACACCGGCCACTGTGCGGCCAAGGCGGGTATAATAGCGATTTCGAGAGTCATGGCTCTCGAGCTGGCACAGTTCAACATCCAGGTCAACGTCGTGGCTCCAGGGCCGACCGAAACCGTTCCCTTCTCCTCGCCGTTCTACTTGCAACACCCGGAGGTCCTCCAGAGGATAGAATCCAGAACTCCGGCCGGAAGGATCGGTCAACCCGAAGACCATACCGGCCTGCTTGTCTTCCTAGCTTGCAAGGAGTCCGACTGGATTACCGGTCAGGTGATACTTTCCGATGGTGGATTGAGTCTAGTGTGA